The region GCAATCAGCTTCGCGCCGGAACGCGTGACCCGCCTCAAGACCTGGGACTTCATTTTCTATGCGACGTTCGGAGTCGCGATCACGTCTTCTGTTCAAATCGCCGGCGTGTTGATGGTCTTCAGTGTTCTCGTAATCCCTTCTGTGATCGCCTTCTTCTACACGCGGGACTTCACCAAGGCGCTCCTGATCGCTTGGGGTGCGGGTACGATCGCCATCGTATCGGGCCTAGGGGTCTCTTTCACATTCGACCTGACCACAGGCCCTGTTCTCGTCGTGAGCTTCGGCGTGATCCTGTTGATCGCAATGATGTTCAGGAAACGATTCGGCGTCGTGGTCACAGACCCATCCGATCGCGGGTTGATCGTTCGAATGTTTGCCGAGGACGCGGCCGAGGTTTCGTAGCGCTCCAAGTGAGCCGCACACCAGAGAGCCCAACCTCAGCTCGTTAGCCGGCCGCGCGAAGTTCCCGGAGCGTCGTCAGGTTTCGGATGTCGGCCTCCGCGCCGTAGTCACCCTTGGGCGTCTCGAGGACCTTGGGCACGCTATTGAGTCGTTCGTCGAGGACGATCCTGCGGAATGGCTCAAGGCCCAGGGTGCCCTGCCCGATCGTCTCGTGTCGATCCTTTTTGGACGCGAACGGGTGCTTCGAGTCGTTCAGGTGGATGAGCCCCAGGCGATCGAGGCCGATAATCCGGTCGAAGTCGTCCCAGACCTGATCATAAGCATTCACTAGGTCGTATCCTGCGCTGTATGCGTGACAGGTGTCGAAGCACACGCCAACGCGGTGTCGCAGCGACTCGGGGATTCCTTCGATGATGGCCTGCAGGTTTTCGAACGTCGCGCCGACGCTCGTGCCGCTCCCCGCTGTCAGTTCAAGGAGCACCCTGGTCGGACCCTCCACAGCTTCAAGCGATTCCGCCACACCTCGTGCGTTTCGCTCTAATCCGGCGAGATAGTCCTTGTCGGTCGCGTTTCCCGGGTGCGTCACCAGAAAGTCGAGCTCGAGCATCGCACACCGCTCCAACTCTGACTGGAAGGACCCCTGGGACATGCTCCAGAGCCGCCGATCTGGTGTCGAGAGGTTGATCAGATAGGAATCGTGTGCACCAGCCACCTGGACTCCACGGGTTTCACGCTCCTCAAGAAAGGCGTCAGCGACCTGCTGATCGATCTTGGGTTCCGCCCAGCGACTCGGCTGCTTCGTGAACAATTGAAGCACGACCGCGTCGATATCCGCGGCCCGCCCCGGTGCGAGATGTACCCCACCGCTCGCGGACACGTGGGCCCCCAGTTCATCACTCCGTGAGGAGGCCCGGTGCGAATCAGGGGTGCCGCTGCTCTTCGATGATTCAG is a window of Longimicrobiales bacterium DNA encoding:
- a CDS encoding deoxyribonuclease IV; protein product: MTESSKSSGTPDSHRASSRSDELGAHVSASGGVHLAPGRAADIDAVVLQLFTKQPSRWAEPKIDQQVADAFLEERETRGVQVAGAHDSYLINLSTPDRRLWSMSQGSFQSELERCAMLELDFLVTHPGNATDKDYLAGLERNARGVAESLEAVEGPTRVLLELTAGSGTSVGATFENLQAIIEGIPESLRHRVGVCFDTCHAYSAGYDLVNAYDQVWDDFDRIIGLDRLGLIHLNDSKHPFASKKDRHETIGQGTLGLEPFRRIVLDERLNSVPKVLETPKGDYGAEADIRNLTTLRELRAAG